AAAAGAGTTTTTTAAAGAGTTTGCAACAGTTTATTTTATAAATGATGCAGGACATATACTATAAATATAAAAGGATTATTATGAGCAACACAGCAAAGATAGGAATAATTACAGCAAGTGATAGAGCAAGTAAGGGAATATATGAAGATATTAGTGGAAAAGCTATAGTTGATACTATGAATGATTATCTTACTTCTTCTTGGGAACCTGTATATAGATGTATAGAAGATGACCAAAAAACTATTGAAGATACTTTAAAAGAGTTAGTAGATAAAGAAGATTGTTGTTTAGTTGTTACAACAGGGGGAACAGGGCCTGCAAAAAGAGATGTAACTCCAGAAGCAACAGAAGCAGTTTGTGATAGAATGATGCCAGGATTTGGTGAATTAATGCGTGCTGAGTCATTGAAGTTTGTTCCAACTGCAATTCTTTCAAGACAAACAGCAGGACTTAGAGGAAGCTCACTTATTGTAAATTTACCTGGAAAACCAAAATCAATTAGAGAGTGTTTAGATGCAGTTTTTCCTGCAATTCCATATTGTATTGATTTAATGGAAGGGCCATATTTAGAATGTAATGAAGAGGTAATTAAACCTTTTAGACCAAAGAAAAAATAGATTTCAAAAGAGCATATGTTACTTAAAAATGTATAAAGAGTGTGGTTTAAATGTAGAAATAATGTTTTATAATTTTTTTGTGTAACTTTATGTAATATTTTTATTTTTATTTATTAAAAAAATTCAAATATAAAAGTAATTTAGTTTTTTATAATTACAATAAATATAACAACAGTAAATTTTTATACAAAAGGAATATTTTGAAACGACTACTTACTGCATTGATTTTATCAATTGCTATGTTTTTAATAGCAAGCATAGCTTTTAGTACTCAACACTCAATTTTATTAGCAATAATAGTTTTACTTGTAGTACTATGGACAAATGAGGGATTACCAATTGGGGTAGTGTCACTTTTGCCTATTCTTTTATTTCCCTCATTTGATATTATGAGTACAAGTGCTACTACTGCAAATTACTCAAAATCAATTATTTTCTTATTTCTTGGTGGTTTTATGGTTGCAATTGCAACTCAAAAAACTAATTTACATAAATATTTATCAAATAAATTATTGACCATATTTCCTAATACCCCAAGAGGAATAATTTTTTCATTAGCGATTACTTCTGCTTTTTTAAGTTCACTTATTTCAAATACTACAACTGCTTTGCTTTTAATACCTATTGCAATGTTTTTGACTAATGATACAAAATTAAAAGTAAGACTTGTACTTGCTATTGCTTATGGGGCTAGTATTGGTGGAATTGTAACACCTATTGGGACACCTCCAAACTTGATTTTATTAGGTTTTATGGATCAACACTCAATTGAGGCTATTCCTTTTATAAAATGGATTTTATTAACTGCTCCATTGGCCTTTTTAATGTTAACTTTAATTCCTTTTTTCTTATCACTTGGAGTTCAACATCTAAAATTTGATACACATTTGGAAGATAGGGAACATTTGACAACTGATCAAAGAAGGCTTATGTATTTTCTTGGTAGTTTAATTCTTTTACTTTTTGTAAATTCAAAAATCGAACCTTTTTATTCTGGTTTAGGTTTAAATGAAAAAGGTATTTTACTTGGATATGGTTTATTGATGTTTATGCCTAAAATTGGATTTTTAACTTGGGAAGATACAAAGAAAATTCCATATGAAATTATTTTCTTATTTGGTGCAGGTTTTTCTATTGCAGCAGCATTTGCATCAACAGGTTTAGCAAATGAAATTGCACACTATTTACTTGACTTGATAAATCTTCCTGTTATTTTTCTTATAATATTAGTTGCTGCATTAATAACATTTACAACAGAAGTTACATCAAATACTGCATTGATTTCAATTGCTTTACCAATTATTTATTCTCTTGGTCAAGTAGCAGATGTTAATATGACTCTTATTTTATTTGTATCAACTATTTGTGCTTCATATGCCTTTATGCTTCCTATTGCTACTCCTCCAAATGCCATTGCTATGAGTAGTGGTGCTGTTAAAGTTAAAGACATGGCAAAATTTGGATTACTATTTAATATTTTAGGAATTCTTTGCATTACAGCAATCGCTTTATTATATTGGCAGTTTTATTTATAAAAGTATTATAGCCCTTTGGCTATAATACGCAAATGAAAGATATAATAAAAAAACTAGACTTAACAGAGTATATAGAATCCTTCCAAGAGCTTTTTTCAAGAAAAAAATCAATTATACTTGAAGGTGATATAAATTTACATTTTAAACTAATAGAAGAACTTTCAAAGTTTGATATAAATGCACCAAAAGAGGTTGCAAACTTAGATAAATCCTTAATTTATATACAAAAACAAGGTGTTTTAAAACTTAATGATATCTATGAATTTACTAAAATAATTAGATACTTTTTATATTTAAAAAGATTTAATTTTGAGGGAAAATTAAAAGAGTGGATAGATAAAATTATCATTCCAAGTGATATTTTAAAGTTAGATGATTATTTTGATTCAAAAGGTAATTTAAAAGAGGGTGTTGATGAAGATTATGACAATATCCAAAATGCTATTTATAAAAATAAAGATTTAATTAGACAATCTTTATACAAAGTAATAAATTCATCAAAATTAAGACCATATTTAGTTGATTCACAAGTACATTTAGTAAATGACCAAGAAGCTATTTTAGTAAGAGGTGGATTTAATCATGTAATAAAAGCAACAGTTGTACATAGATCAAATTCTGGATTTTTTTATGTGGTTCCTCACAATATTAGTGAATTAAAACAAAGAAGAAGTGATCTTATAAATAAACAAGAAGAGGTTCTATTGAAATTTTGTAAACAAATCTCTTCAATGTTTGAAAAACATTTGATGTTTTTAAAGTTTATAAATAAAGAGTTTGATAGAGTTGATCACTACCAAGCAAGAATATTTTTTGCAAAAGCAAATGATAGAAACTTTTTATTACCAAGTAAAAATAACAGTTGTAAACTAGTAGACTTTAGACATCCAGCACTTCATGGTGCAAAACCTATTACTATTGATTTTACAAAATCAGTTATTATGATTACTGGGGTAAATGCTGGTGGTAAAACTATGATGTTAAAATCTATTTTATCTGCTGTTTTATTGTCTAAATATTTACTTCCATATAATGCACATAAGTCTTCACAAATTGGAAGTTTTAAAAATATATTAGCAGTATTAGATGATCCTCAAAGTGTAAAAAATGATATTTCAACTTTTGCAGGAAGAATGGTTGAGTTCTCAACTCTTTTTTCAAAGAAAAATGCAATTGTTGGTGTAGATGAGATAGAGCTTGGAACTGATTCAGATGAAGCTGCTAGTTTATTTAAAGTAATAATTGAAGAACTTATAAAAAAAGATATAAAGATTATTATTACTACACATCATAAAAGATTGGCAGCATTACTTGCTTCAAATGATAAGGTAGAATTAGTAGCAGCCCTTTATGATGAAAAAAATCAAAGACCAACTTATGAGTTTTTACAAGGTACAATAGGTAAATCTTATGCTTTTGAAACTGCAAGTAGGTATGGAATTCCTCACAATATAATTAAACTTGCAAAAAAGGTTTATGGTGAAGATAAGGATAAGTTAAATGAACTTATTGAAAGAAGTAGTGACCTTGAAAGAGAATATAAACAAAAAATTGAAAAATTAGATAAAGAATTAGAAGATACTCAAAGAATTAAAAAAGGTTTAAAAGAACAAAAAGAAAATCTTGATGAGTTAGTTTATTCTGAAAAATCTAAACTTCATAAAGAGTATAAAGATGCAAGAGAAGAAGCAAAAAAAGCTATAAAAGCAAAAATTTCAAAAGAGGGACATAGACACTTAAATGTTGCTCATACAAAAGCCTCTAATATTAAAACTCAAAAAATAACAGAAGTAGAAGAGTTAAAAATTGGAGATAGAGTTAAATATAGAACTTCAAAGGGTGTTCTTGTCTCAATCAAAGGACAACAAGCTTTCATTGAAAATGACTCAGGAATGAAAATGAAAGTTCCCCTTAAAGATTTATCAAGAAGTGGAAATATGCCAAAACCTACTATAAAACCAAAAACAACTCTTACAGTTGCAAAACCTGATAGTGGAGATGTGAAGTTAGATTTGCATGGACAAAGAGTAGATGAAGCTTTAGAAAATTTAGATAAGTTTTTATCTGATGCTTTAATTGCAGGTTTTGATGAAGTATTAGTTTATCATGGAATTGGTACAGGAAAATTAGCAGCAGCAACAAAAAAATATCTTGATAAACATCCTAAAATTAGAAGCTATGAAGATGCACATCCAAGTAGTGGCGGATTTGGAGCAAAAGTAATAAAACTATAAAGGTTAATTAATGCAACAAGAAATTGAGTCAATTCAAAAGGTTTATGATCTTTTAATAGAGTTTTTTATGAATTATAGTTTCCAAATTCTTGGAGCTATAATAATACTTATTTTGGGATTTTTTATTGGTAAAAAGCTTTCTTTAGCAATAGAGAAACTTTGTCATAAAAATAACCTAGATGTTACTCTTACAAAGTTTATTGTAAATATTGTAAAATTTAGTATTATAATTGGAGCAGTAATTATTGCTGTTGGAAAACTAGGTATTACTTTAACTCCATTTATTGCTGGTATTGGTGCTGCTTCTCTTGGTGCAGGACTAGCATTACAAGGAACTTTATCAAATTATGGTGCAGGGCTTTCTATTATAATTACAAGACCTTTTATTGTAGGTAATACAATAACAGTTCAAGATGTATTTGGAATAGTAGAAGAGATAAAACTTGGACATACTATTTTACTTACAGAAGATGGAGAAAAAATAACTGTTCCAAATAAGTATATTATTGGTGAAGTGATTGTCAACTCTTTTGATTTTAGAATAGTTGAATCAACAATTGGTGTTGCTTATGACAGTGATATTAAAAAAGCAAATTCTTTGATATTGGAAGTATTTGATGAGTTTAAAGAGTATATTTCAAGTAGTGCTAAACCTCAAGTTGGTATCAAAGAATTTGCTGATTCATCTGTGAATATAGAGTATAGATATTGGGCTAAAACAGATAGTTATTTTGAAATACAATATAAAGTAAATTTAGCAATTTTTGAAACCTTAAAGAAAAATAGTATTCAAATACCTTATCCTATAAGAGATGTATATATTCATAACAGTTAAAAAAGATTTTCTTTTTTATTTTATAGAAACAAATGATTTAATTGAACAATCAATTCTTTCTTTTAAATCACTTGTATCCATATTCATATAATCAGTTTGGATTTTATAAACACTTTTGTTATTTAGTTTAAACTCCATAAGAATATATCCCGCATAAAGTTTTGCTTTTTTGCTTTTTTTACCCTTGTCTTCTTTGTCATTTTCATAAAGATATGCATGAATAGTTAGATTCTTTTTAACACTTTTATCTTCATCTTCATAGTTACTTATTACATCTTTTATCATTTTTTCTAATTTTTGTTCATCTAAAATAGATTTTAAATTACTTTTCATATATTTTGAATAGTCAATAATTATTGATAAGTCATAGTTTGAAGTTAGAAAAAGTTCTTTTGCCTTTTGAATATTTGCATTTTTATTTATTTTTTCAAAAGTAGTCGTTTTATTTTGACAAGATACTCTTTTTGTGCTTAAAGGTTTTTTTGTAACTTGTGTATAAATCCCATAACTAGTTGCTATAATAAACAATCCAATAAAAGCATATAATATTTTATTCATAAATATTCCTTATAAAAATTATAATAAAAGTAAATTGATTAATATTATCAAAAAAACTAATACAAAGTCAATAGATATAATAAAAAATTATATAACTATTCTTTATTATTTTGCTACATCTACTTGTAAATCGAAGCTTGTAAAGCTTTTGTTTGTATTTGTTTTATCTGTTTTTTTAATAATAACTCTATTTTGTTTTATCTGTTTTTTATCTATTAGGTACTTATTAATATTCTCTATTCTTAATTTTGTTAAATTAAAAAGTGTATCATCTGAAATAACTTGTTTTGATATGATAATATTTTTTATATAGTTTAAATATGCATCTTTTTGAAAAATCTCTTTTTTCTTCTCTTTTATTATAAACTCTTTTTTTAACTCTACTAATTTTTTGCTATTTTTATATGAAAGATATATTTTTTCAATTGCAAGTTGATATTTATCTCCTTTTTTAAACTCTTTCATTGTTTTTTCTATATTTTCTTCGGCTTTTAATTCTTTTAGTTTATTGATATCTTCTTGTGTAAAACTAGGATTTATCTTAATTGCTATATTGGGTCTTTTGTTCATAATTTTTGCAATATTATCTAAAGCTTCTTTTTCTGATGGAAGTATTTTTGCATCTGCAAAATGAAAATCTATTGATTTTATTTCATCTGCTTCAATTCCTAACAATGAAGCCAAAAAACTAAATGGAGCGCTAACTGCTTTTACTATTAGATTTGTAAACGCTTTCCATACAATTGGAGCAATTGCAAACTTTGGATCATCTACATTTCCAGATATTGGAATATCCAAATCAATTATTCCATCAGCATCCTCAAGTAATGCTATGGCTAAGTCTAAAGGTAATGATACTGCATCTTCACTTTTTACTTCATCACCAAATTTTATATCACTAATAATAATGCTATTTTTTGCATCAAGGTTTGATTTTTTGATATTGTATTTTAAATCAAGATTTAATTTACCAGTTTCAATCTCTTTTCCTATAAATTTTCCAGAATAAGGAGTAAAGTTTTTAATAGCTATATTTTTAAATAGTAAATTTACATCCGTAAGTTCTTTTATATTTTGATGGTTTACAAGCCCTGTAATCTTTGTATATCCATACTTGTCAACTTTACCCTCAAGCTTAAGTTCTGTTGGCTTTGAACTTGTAGTACTAAATTCTGAAAACTTACCATTTAATTTTGAGACTAAAGTTTTAAAAGGAATTGGTAAGTTTTTATCTTCAAAATTCAATGATGCATTTTTTATATTAAAAGGACCAATTTGCATATTTAAACTATTTTTAGTTTCCACATTTTTACTATTTTTAGCAACTACTTTTTTTACTTCTTTTGCTTTATCTTTTTTTGGTAGGATTATACTAATATAAGGATTTTTTAAAATACTTTTTTCAATACTTAGTGTTTTATTATTGAAGTTGAAATTTTTTATACTTAAATCAATATTTTTTGTAATTATTTGATTTTTTAATTTATCACTTAAAAATAGTGATTTTTTATCTAAGTTTATTGTATCAATTTGAATTTTTTCTTTCTCTTTTGATAAGTTTTTTATGTGAAGATTTAGATTGTTTATATTAATACCTAATTTTTCTTTTTTATTTTCAAAATTTACTTTTGGCTCTTTTAGTGATGCTGTTTTTAAAAAGATATTATTATTTTTAAGTTTAAACTTTTCAAAAGTTAAAGCTAGATTTTCTAAGTTTAGTTTATTTGTCGTTTTTAAATCTTCATAATTAATATTTGTATTTGAAATATTTGCACTTCTTAGGTCTATATTCCATGGATTTTGTTTTTCTTGTGTTTTTTTGTTTTCTTGTTTTGAATTATCTTGATTTATCAATGTTGTTAGATTTATAACTTCATCTTTAGAACTTATGATGTTTGTTTTTAATTTATCTAAATTTATGCTATCAATATTGATTTCTTGCTTTAAATAGTCTAAGAATAGACTATTTATAGTAAAATTTTTAAAACTAATTAAAGAGTTTTTTTCTTGAATTAATTCAAAATCTTTAATATTTAAGTTTAAATCTTGTATTGATAAATCAAATTTATCTTTAAAGCTTAGTTGATAACCAAAATTTAAATCAAGTGATGTTTTATCTGATATATCAAAATTTAGCATACTTTTTTTGTATACAATTAGTTCAGATGGTTTTAACCCTTTTAACTTCACATTTGCATGCATAGATAAAGGCTCAATTTGAAATCCACCTTTTATTGTAAGTAAAGTATCTTTGTTGATTTTTGTTGTTAGTGTTTGAGAAGCAAGGATATTTTTGAAATTTCCTAAATCATAAAAAGTATAATTTAATTCACTTAGTGTGATTGAAAATGGCTCAATATCACTTTTCTTTTCAAAGTTTATTGCTGCGTTTTCAATAACTGCTTTACGGATTAAAAAATTTATCAAATTCTCTTTTGATTGTTCTTTTTCTTGATTATTATTTGTTTTTGTTTCTTTTAAAATTTTTGCAAGATTTATAGTTTGATCTTTGTTTTCTACTATATTTACTAAAGCATTTTTAAGTAAAACTTTTTCAAATCTAATATGTCTTTTATCAATAGATTTAAATAAAGAAAAATCAATATAAAATTCATCAAATGATAAAAGAGTGTTCTTTTTGTCTTTTATCTCAAAGCCTATTAAATTAGTTTCAAAAGTAAAAGGGTTAAATTTTAAATCTTGAATAAAAGCCTGTTTTGTGATGTTTTGGTTAATAACTTCTTGAAGTTTTGGCTTTAAAAAGTAAGGTAACACAAAAAAACCAAGTAAAGAGTATAAAGCAAATACTGCTATTAATATTTTTATAAATTTATTGTTTTTCATACAAAACCTTTATTATGTTCTATATTTATTATAGCAAAATAAACATAACTTAGGTACAATCACACCTAATAAAAGGAGAGAAATTGACAGTTATAGAGTTATTTCAAAAGTTATTAAGGTTTAAATCAATTACACCAGATGATGACAAAGCATTTGATTTTATTGAAGAGTATTTAGGGAATGAGTGGACTTGTATAAATATAGATAAAGAAGATACAAAAAATAGATTTTATTACAAAAAATTCAATAACAATCCACAACATCTGTGTTTTGCTGGACACATTGATGTAGTTCCTACTGGTGAGGGTTGGGATGTTGATCCCTTTGCAGCTGATATTATTGATGGTGTTATAACTGCAAGAGGAACACAAGATATGAAAAGTGGAGTTGCAGCTTATCTTTATGCTTGTAAACATGCAAAAAACTTTGATGGTACACTTTCAATTCTTATGACAAGTGATGAAGAGGGTGAGGGAACTTATGGAACTATTAAAGCACTTGAACATTT
The window above is part of the Malaciobacter marinus genome. Proteins encoded here:
- a CDS encoding SLC13 family permease — encoded protein: MKRLLTALILSIAMFLIASIAFSTQHSILLAIIVLLVVLWTNEGLPIGVVSLLPILLFPSFDIMSTSATTANYSKSIIFLFLGGFMVAIATQKTNLHKYLSNKLLTIFPNTPRGIIFSLAITSAFLSSLISNTTTALLLIPIAMFLTNDTKLKVRLVLAIAYGASIGGIVTPIGTPPNLILLGFMDQHSIEAIPFIKWILLTAPLAFLMLTLIPFFLSLGVQHLKFDTHLEDREHLTTDQRRLMYFLGSLILLLFVNSKIEPFYSGLGLNEKGILLGYGLLMFMPKIGFLTWEDTKKIPYEIIFLFGAGFSIAAAFASTGLANEIAHYLLDLINLPVIFLIILVAALITFTTEVTSNTALISIALPIIYSLGQVADVNMTLILFVSTICASYAFMLPIATPPNAIAMSSGAVKVKDMAKFGLLFNILGILCITAIALLYWQFYL
- a CDS encoding DUF748 domain-containing protein — translated: MKNNKFIKILIAVFALYSLLGFFVLPYFLKPKLQEVINQNITKQAFIQDLKFNPFTFETNLIGFEIKDKKNTLLSFDEFYIDFSLFKSIDKRHIRFEKVLLKNALVNIVENKDQTINLAKILKETKTNNNQEKEQSKENLINFLIRKAVIENAAINFEKKSDIEPFSITLSELNYTFYDLGNFKNILASQTLTTKINKDTLLTIKGGFQIEPLSMHANVKLKGLKPSELIVYKKSMLNFDISDKTSLDLNFGYQLSFKDKFDLSIQDLNLNIKDFELIQEKNSLISFKNFTINSLFLDYLKQEINIDSINLDKLKTNIISSKDEVINLTTLINQDNSKQENKKTQEKQNPWNIDLRSANISNTNINYEDLKTTNKLNLENLALTFEKFKLKNNNIFLKTASLKEPKVNFENKKEKLGININNLNLHIKNLSKEKEKIQIDTINLDKKSLFLSDKLKNQIITKNIDLSIKNFNFNNKTLSIEKSILKNPYISIILPKKDKAKEVKKVVAKNSKNVETKNSLNMQIGPFNIKNASLNFEDKNLPIPFKTLVSKLNGKFSEFSTTSSKPTELKLEGKVDKYGYTKITGLVNHQNIKELTDVNLLFKNIAIKNFTPYSGKFIGKEIETGKLNLDLKYNIKKSNLDAKNSIIISDIKFGDEVKSEDAVSLPLDLAIALLEDADGIIDLDIPISGNVDDPKFAIAPIVWKAFTNLIVKAVSAPFSFLASLLGIEADEIKSIDFHFADAKILPSEKEALDNIAKIMNKRPNIAIKINPSFTQEDINKLKELKAEENIEKTMKEFKKGDKYQLAIEKIYLSYKNSKKLVELKKEFIIKEKKKEIFQKDAYLNYIKNIIISKQVISDDTLFNLTKLRIENINKYLIDKKQIKQNRVIIKKTDKTNTNKSFTSFDLQVDVAK
- a CDS encoding endonuclease MutS2: MKDIIKKLDLTEYIESFQELFSRKKSIILEGDINLHFKLIEELSKFDINAPKEVANLDKSLIYIQKQGVLKLNDIYEFTKIIRYFLYLKRFNFEGKLKEWIDKIIIPSDILKLDDYFDSKGNLKEGVDEDYDNIQNAIYKNKDLIRQSLYKVINSSKLRPYLVDSQVHLVNDQEAILVRGGFNHVIKATVVHRSNSGFFYVVPHNISELKQRRSDLINKQEEVLLKFCKQISSMFEKHLMFLKFINKEFDRVDHYQARIFFAKANDRNFLLPSKNNSCKLVDFRHPALHGAKPITIDFTKSVIMITGVNAGGKTMMLKSILSAVLLSKYLLPYNAHKSSQIGSFKNILAVLDDPQSVKNDISTFAGRMVEFSTLFSKKNAIVGVDEIELGTDSDEAASLFKVIIEELIKKDIKIIITTHHKRLAALLASNDKVELVAALYDEKNQRPTYEFLQGTIGKSYAFETASRYGIPHNIIKLAKKVYGEDKDKLNELIERSSDLEREYKQKIEKLDKELEDTQRIKKGLKEQKENLDELVYSEKSKLHKEYKDAREEAKKAIKAKISKEGHRHLNVAHTKASNIKTQKITEVEELKIGDRVKYRTSKGVLVSIKGQQAFIENDSGMKMKVPLKDLSRSGNMPKPTIKPKTTLTVAKPDSGDVKLDLHGQRVDEALENLDKFLSDALIAGFDEVLVYHGIGTGKLAAATKKYLDKHPKIRSYEDAHPSSGGFGAKVIKL
- the mog gene encoding molybdopterin adenylyltransferase, with amino-acid sequence MSNTAKIGIITASDRASKGIYEDISGKAIVDTMNDYLTSSWEPVYRCIEDDQKTIEDTLKELVDKEDCCLVVTTGGTGPAKRDVTPEATEAVCDRMMPGFGELMRAESLKFVPTAILSRQTAGLRGSSLIVNLPGKPKSIRECLDAVFPAIPYCIDLMEGPYLECNEEVIKPFRPKKK
- a CDS encoding mechanosensitive ion channel family protein: MQQEIESIQKVYDLLIEFFMNYSFQILGAIIILILGFFIGKKLSLAIEKLCHKNNLDVTLTKFIVNIVKFSIIIGAVIIAVGKLGITLTPFIAGIGAASLGAGLALQGTLSNYGAGLSIIITRPFIVGNTITVQDVFGIVEEIKLGHTILLTEDGEKITVPNKYIIGEVIVNSFDFRIVESTIGVAYDSDIKKANSLILEVFDEFKEYISSSAKPQVGIKEFADSSVNIEYRYWAKTDSYFEIQYKVNLAIFETLKKNSIQIPYPIRDVYIHNS